GTTTTGAGTCTAATCCTCAAATGCATCtctatcaataaataaaagtttaacAAATACACAAATTATAACTAGACAACGTAATCCTGGATCACACTTGAGATAATTGATATTAAAATCTTAATCATCATCGACTCTTTGATTCTCAACTCTTTCAACTTGAGGCTTAACAATGGGAGATTTGGGAAGATTTTGGCCAGAAGAGAAATCAACCtctcaacaaaaacaaataaattctcaAAATAGCATCAATGCATTTAATCAAACATACCAACACAAACTAAACAACTCAAAAATACCaacaacaaatcaaacatCTCAAAAAAATTCCTTAAATCAAAgccctaattaatttcaataaaattctcaaaattttaattcattCCTAAAtcctaaaatatttaatttcaaattaaagatgcataagataattaaaaaggagagaatgaGAAGAATAATTGTTGCCAAAAAGAGAAGTTATTGCTAGCAAGCAAGATGAGAAGTTGATGTCTATATGTCAAGAGAAGTAGAGGAGAAATTTCTGTAGACAAGACAAGAGGAGAGAAGTTGGCCATTCAATATCTctgtttggaaaaaaaattgggttggGCAGCTACCTAGCCTGCCCTTAAAGTAGAAACGCCATTGGGTGCATGCAAACCCTGCCTTGTAAGGTAGTAGTGACTGCCATCCATTTTTGgaaatacaccaacaattGCAGCAAAACAGTTCAACAAGTTGTGAGAGCTCGACACGATGATGATGAAATCAATGTAGTTTTGACACTGGTCAAATTCCTTtacctttctcttctttttttgttgttgtcaatTTTACTGAAATATTACAAATATCAAAACCACATTAGTTTAAAGAAATTCATCTTCAATTTTAAGAAGCTAAGAAGCCAAGCTTCGTTCTTTAAATAAGTGAAGGGCAACTGGTAAATCAAGTATCCAAAAGAAATGCTCCATTATTAATCCTTTAAATCGCTTCAACTCATTAAACATGTGGTTGTATGTTAACTGCAAAATTGTCAGGCAACAATTACAATTAGACATAAGAAAATTGTATAATACTCAGTCAAAATTTTACACGAAAAGAAGGGCTGCAGCCAAATATTTGGGattttacatttttattgTAACTCAATGGTTACAACAGGACTAGCAGTAAAGAAGCTTAAAAGAATTACAAGCttaggaaaaagagagagaaataaatacataaaaaagaaaagaaaaggtgaaCTTAGTGGTTTGGAGATGGGTCAGCTCTGTGCAGAGATGAAATGGGAGCCAAAAAAATGGACGAACTgtgaattaataattcataaatTTCCTACGGTTGGTTGGGAGCTTTACATAGGCATTACCCCGCCAtcttcctctgttttcttaTTACACAACCGTTTTACAGTTTACAATTACAATGAACCAACTGCCTAACCCAGCTGCTTCCTCTGCTTTCTTAATACACAATCGTTAACATTTACAACACACCAACTGCCTTAGCTCGTCTGCTTTCGTGCTCTCTCTCACGGAGACTCTGAGGTTTTCTGAGAGAAATTATGGTCATGCGGATGCACGGGGAGCCActgaaacagaaaatccaacaTCCTTTTCAGGACCAGTGGTACTTCATAGAAACTTAAACCGCACTTCAAAGCATCGGAACGGATGGCTCCATATGCATTAGCCAATCCTTCCTGCCTGATCAATCAAAGTTCCAACTTGGTCTCCGCATAAAGCTCTTGAAATATTTCCAGGTTCcagcaaattgaaaattacaacTACAGACAAAGCACATTTATTCTTAGTAAAAATGAGGGTTTAACATTTGTGCAAGTAGGAAAGGAATGAGACCAACCAGGAATTCCATTCTCTTCACAGTATGTTAATGCCATGACGTCCACAGAGGTAATGCCTCTAGAAACAACCTCCCTATAGCAAGTATGATCAACAGTGACACTGTTGCTACCAGAATGACACTCATATATGCCGTTAAAGTTTGTACCCTTAAGGACCGCCTCTGCATTAACTGAACCAGAAAACATATATGTGCACCTCATGGTTAAAATATGGaacagaaagataaaggaacaAGAAGcatagagaaaacaaaagtatATTAGAAACAAAACATATAGGGGACATGGTAGAATCTCACGCTCAGAAGCTCGCAAGGCTGCTGCAATATCAGTGGTGAAGAGATAATTTCCAGTGCCAGCACCAATTCCACCAAATATAACAACTCTGCCTTTCTCAAGATGTCGTATGGCTCGAAGCCTGTTATATGGCTCAGAAACCTCTGGCATTGTTAATGCTGTTTGGACCCGTGCCTGAACACCTACCTTCTCTAAAGCTGATTGAAGTAGTACAGAATTCATGACTGTTGCCATCATACTGGTAAGAAATCAACCGTCAAAACATCAGTATGCTTCTACCAATCCAAAGTTTAGGATAAGTGTATTGATTACTTATTCCAttcttttaaaagaagttaagatATAAATGCAAAGACGTAAGCAAGGAaaggattttctttttatcgaACGAAGCAAACAAAGGAATAAGCCTAAAAGATTTTAGTGATACCCACATCACTTTAAACCCAGACAGGCAGCATATGCAAAATCTAGCTAATTCTAAAAATCCCTGCAATTTTCTATCCAAGCCTTACAATCCACAAAGccactaaataaaacatatacatGCTACACAAAACATCCAGACATGCTTAAATCAAAAAGGGCCCCCTTTAAGTACCCAAAACTAGTTTTGATCAAGGAGAATGACCATTCGAACATAATTTGAACAAAAGTAGAAGGCACCAGAAAAAAATTGCAATTACAGTTCAAAACATTGGGCATTACCCAATTTGATGTTGCTCATTGACCATTTGAACACAATCACGATGATATCCAAGCCATATAATTGAACAAAAGTAGCGGACACCAGATAATAATTGCAATTACAGTCAAAACATTGGACATTACCCAATTTGGTATGCTGCAGATCTATCCAATCCAGTAGAAGACACCCATGTGTCTCCACAAAAGAAATTACAGCCTCCAACAACGATTGCTACCTTTACAAAGaatagaatttaaaaaatttaagttaggagaaaaaacacaaataataTAAAGGATTGGAAGTAAAAACTattgttaaaaaagaaatgcaaGTTCAGGAAACACCTCCACTCCAAGACGGCAAGCTCTTGCCACTTCCTCAGCAATCTGCGTTGCTACCTAACGACAGAGAGAAGCAGCTCAGCTTATTTATTCAGCACACTTGATCAAATATCAATAATCTGTCAGCTAAAACTTGCACCTTGGGGTCGATGCTCTGGCAGTCCCCAGCTAACGCAGCACCACTAATTTTAAGCATTACTCTTTTCCATTTTACATTTGGCATCGATTTGGATTTCAGGTTGTTTGTAAATCCAGTGCTGCCAGGTGTGTATCTGCCAATAGAAATATCTGCCATTCCATGAAGATGTTTTGTTTGGGAGAAGAAAACCAATAATCACTAATCACACATTTGCTTATTTCACTCATTTCACTCACATGAAAGCAATGCTATTAACTCTATTCCAAAGAGCACACTTTTTTCAGTCAAATGGCCCAAAAGGATAGCTACAGAAACAAGTCCAAGCAGTTTCATATATTTCACCCTCTTATATTGCCTAGTCTTAAAACCACataaaaattcacaaacccCTTTTCATAATTTACACAAAATCACAAACCCAGCAAACCAAAACAATCAATTCATCAACAAacttataccagatttattaCTGCAATTTACAATACCTCTTAGGCTGCTTAGCCACATTAGAATTGGCTCTGCCACCACTGCGTTCCTCATCCGAACCACCGCCGCCTTTAGGCACAAGAGAACTCCCCAGAATGACCTCAAGCTTCTTGAACCAATGCCAATGACTGGCCCCCAACCCACTACTAGTGATCCTCTGCAGCTCCACCTTGTaccttttcttcaaattgtcAATCTTATTCTTGCACTGCTCTACGGTCTTGTACGTTGACTTGTTACCACCACCAGTCCCACATCGCTCGCTGACCATCTCAGCCACCTCCTCCCAGTCCCTCCCTCTCAGGTTTCCCCTGTTCAGCTGATTGAATTTCTCAGTAAAGGCTTCTAGAAGACACGCGATGGCCGTGTCGCTCCACTCCTCGCGGTCCTTCCGATAGTCACCCCGCTGCGACGCCATTTCCTGTCCGCTGGAGGACTCGGCTTCGGTAGTGCTGGTggtagggttagggtttgcgGAGGAgggtttgagttttttgtagTAGTAAGAGCTCCGTTTAGTGTTGGGGGTTCGGGTCTGGTTCGGACTCCGGTCCGGGTCGTCGGGGAAGGGTCGGGGGAAGAAATCGCCGTTGTtggcggtggtggtggagtCGATTGTGTCGCGGGGGCGCGGCGGCGCGTGGAGGTGAGAGGAGGAGTCGATCAGAGGGAAATCGTCGGAGGAAGCcattagggttagggtttgagaTTGAGGAGAATGGAAGGAAGGAGACGACGGCGTTTGAGGTTAAGTGACGGAACGTTGAAGACGGCAACGGAAGGGTTAAGGGATTCGGGAACTTGTGAGATTGTGGTGTTGTCATCAGTCGTAACGGTTCCGTCAGCTACGCCAAACGTCTGGTTACACATTTACAATTGGACCAGCAACACGTCTCTGATCATTTGCTCTACAGAaatttcccccttttttttttttttttttttttttttttttcttaacttttatttttatttttataccgaaacaagaaaattataaaatataaaggagAACCAtgatttttctctttgtaCTTGGTAATGATTGTACACCTAAAGTTAAAATGATATGTAAAAATACTCCTTTTACCAAAATAATCCATGCGTTTCATCCAAATAGGGTTTGTTAATGGGTCGGGTCGGGAATGGGTTTGGGTCAGACTGGGCCGGACtttaaagagaagagaaaaaatgccAGACCGGGCCAGGCtggattttttttagaaaattcaaagctcaAGCTCGACCCATGGGCCgggcttgagaaagcccatcaGACCGGGCCGGGCCTTAACGGGCCCACTTCAtttgaaaaaatcataaacttaatcataagggcattttagtccaaatttgagattaaactcacttaattccaatattttcacatcaaaccaaattcataaaacacctcAATAACACACAACTTAATAAgatttccacaaaaataataaaaccaaatattatttttgaggttattacataattagaccaTAATtcgttttaagaaataattttaaaaaataataagtatcaaaaaaatattttttttgaaggatgatatgaataaatatgccaatgtttggtgatgtgtttaagaaaagcatgattatatttggtggtacgattatgtttcgtgatatgattatatttgatgatatgatatgttgttcatcttatatatatatatatatatgggggcGGATCCGTGGCACTACgtttttgacacaagttttgaCATAATTTTTGGGCCATTAGATTACTCCACTTTTAATGGTTAAGATTAAATATTACATGGTaagtagttttaattttttttaatagacaatcattaattttattctctctcataaaaataaaaggaaatttttctctctccaactTTTTTGCTGGAAGACGTAATCTCTCCTGCCTCtttaatctcaaatatttattatggtctaataaataaagaatctCACCAAAAACTAAATACCCAAACCCCACATTTGcacgtctctctctctctctctctctctctctctctctctcagttttTGCCTTCTTCGTTGGGAGAAAAGCTTTGCTCCAGGtacatatttcaattttcgATTTTCTTGATCAGatttggtttattttaattttatttttgttggaattAAACTAGAATCTCTAGATTAGGAATTTAAGGAATTAATAGTTTCCAAGGGGATTAAGTTTATTTCTTAGGTATCTATGATTAAGCTattcatttcaatttgtttcaaattgttgGTAGGATTTCTTATTTTGAGGGTTTGATTTAGGGATTTTAATCTTctcatatatgaaaattttgactattacttttttttttttgtcccgATTAATAGGGACAGAATACAAGGAGAAAATTTGATGCAACACCAACTTGCTTCAACCTCCTCCCTCTTTGGGGTTGGTTCTAGAAATTGATGGATTACCTGTGCATTGACATATGGAATTACAGTTTATGAATTGTCTTTGCTGGGCTGTCCAAAATGAGTGTTTCTTCAAATGGCCTCAACACCCTGGTTGTACTCTGCTCCCATGTGGTCCTATGTATGTTTGGTTGttagttttgggtttttgccCACGGGTGGCTTTTATGAAAgttcatttttctgattttgctGTGGTTGTCACTGGGAAGAAAGAGCTGCTTGAGTTTACAGCCCAACCTTTTTTATTACTATGATTTCACCTATGGAAGGTGATCTGCTGTAGAAGATTATTTGATGAGGAAGATTTCATTCGTCTACGTGTTATATGtgtatgaaaaacaaaaattgtttaTTCACCGTAGTAAAGTGATTAATTTCCTTAATTAGAATAACAAGTTTTACACAAGTTCATTGCAAAGTCCATCCATtgatttttgccttttttttttcctgaagaCAGAGACTG
Above is a window of Prunus persica cultivar Lovell chromosome G2, Prunus_persica_NCBIv2, whole genome shotgun sequence DNA encoding:
- the LOC18787156 gene encoding uncharacterized protein LOC18787156, which encodes MASSDDFPLIDSSSHLHAPPRPRDTIDSTTTANNGDFFPRPFPDDPDRSPNQTRTPNTKRSSYYYKKLKPSSANPNPTTSTTEAESSSGQEMASQRGDYRKDREEWSDTAIACLLEAFTEKFNQLNRGNLRGRDWEEVAEMVSERCGTGGGNKSTYKTVEQCKNKIDNLKKRYKVELQRITSSGLGASHWHWFKKLEVILGSSLVPKGGGGSDEERSGGRANSNVAKQPKRYTPGSTGFTNNLKSKSMPNVKWKRVMLKISGAALAGDCQSIDPKVATQIAEEVARACRLGVEVAIVVGGCNFFCGDTWVSSTGLDRSAAYQIGMMATVMNSVLLQSALEKVGVQARVQTALTMPEVSEPYNRLRAIRHLEKGRVVIFGGIGAGTGNYLFTTDIAAALRASELNAEAVLKGTNFNGIYECHSGSNSVTVDHTCYREVVSRGITSVDVMALTYCEENGIPVVIFNLLEPGNISRALCGDQVGTLIDQAGRIG